GATTTTCCTGTTATTCATACTATAATGGATTTCTTTAAGAACCATTCCAAATGATTTGGTTGCATGACAAAGTGTAAATTTTCCTTAGTGAAAGTCAGAAAAATGTATTAACGTACACCTTGAAAATATTACATAGGAAAATACCATATGCGATTTCAGACGCATTAATCATTGCCGACACGAATTTTCCCCAAAGCATTAAAACCTAAACAAGCCATCCCGAATCAACCCATTCGGACACTCCAAAAGGAACGACATCATGAAATGGACAGACACCCAACGCATCGCTGAGGAACTCTACGACCTGCACGGCGACAGCATCGACCCGAAAACCGTTCGCTTCACCCAACTGCGCGACCTGATTATGGCGCTGCCCGACTTCGACGACGATCCCGCACGCTGCGGCGAACGTATCCTCGAAGCCGTACAACAGGCATGGATTGAAGAGGCTGAGTGAGGCAACATCATTTGTAAGCTAAAAACCA
The DNA window shown above is from Neisseria sicca and carries:
- the iscX gene encoding Fe-S cluster assembly protein IscX, producing the protein MKWTDTQRIAEELYDLHGDSIDPKTVRFTQLRDLIMALPDFDDDPARCGERILEAVQQAWIEEAE